The DNA region GAGCACACCGGCAAAACCATATTCCAATGGCTACATGACTTAAATTAACTTGTCTGCCCAACTAGGCATGCAACCACATTCACAGCTCTGCCCCTCCCTAAATTTCTGTTTAGTTCCCTACAAACATGCAGTGATGCAGCTTCTATTCAATTGTAAGAAATACTCTTACCTTACTGAAACAACAGAGATCGCTATCACTAAACATAGGATAACGGCTCCAAACACTGTACCCACTATTATAAGGATGAGTTCActatctggggaaaaaaacaaaacaaaaccaaacaagtagCATTAATTGAAAACTCATGGTAAATATTGAAAACCAAGTCCTGTCCCTGTCCTCTTAtgaatacagaaagaaagaaaaatattattattcattTCCCGTCTCCTGGTGCTGTCTCAGTACAACTGTCTGCGGACACAGAAAAATGTGCATTAGGGAATTGATGGGCATTTAAGACTGTCTCTTCTGGATGGCTATTTTGATCCCAGCTCAGGTGTCTAATCCCATCCACTGTGTGGCTTCACACATAGTTATAGCTGAAAGACAGGAACAACTGGAGGGTGTAGGAGTTGTTTGAAACAGTATTGCTGCTAAAATGTGTAGTTAGGTGTTAAATAGGCTCTTCCCTGCCCTAAGCACATAAGGCACACTGATTTCAGGTGTCTATTATGTGGCATTATGAACACTGCCTAAATATCCCATACATGAATAAATATTTGGCAAGGAAAATTAGTTTTCACTGATCTTGCTGGAGAACAAGTGTGACTAAGGGAGGAAGATATGGAGTCTGTATATCTTCCTTCAACTGTGAATGGAATTGCTTAAACATAGTCTTAGCTCTGTGTAGccactgtaagaaaaaaaaaaagaaaataaataaattgtatcCTACAGGGCATAATTTCAAGACAAGGGTGTGCAGAGTAAGACAGTCTCTTGAGCTACCCAGCCTTACTGGTGGTACCTACTTGAAGATCCCAGTCTGGATTTGTGAGTTTGCCATTTAATAGACTGAATGCCTGTACTGGAGAtacacaacacaaaaccaccaaCTGTGCTGTTACCAGAAGAACCATCCAGCACATTGAATCATAGGGACATACGACGGACAACAGGGCATATGATTTCTTGAAAGAACATTATGCCAAACATGTGTAAAAGATCCTTGATTATTGTTCAGCAGACTTTTTACATCAGTACCCACCGAGTGCCACATGGAGAAGATGAGGCTATTAATGGAGTTTATTATTAGCAAGTCCCAAATTTGTGTTTAAATTCACAATGTGTTGATTTTGTGCCAATTTAGcgttttcttttgctttatgaAAAAGGCCTTAAAATCCCCAAAACTTTCTCTCAAAAAACATGTTCCATATGATGAAAAACATCCTTCCTGCCAAACATTTACACCTGGGCACATTCACTGTGCTGCACAACAACTACCACTAGCCAGTCTCCAAAACTTTTaggcaaaaccagaagaaaacccTTGAAGATCTCATAACTGCAGATACAGGTATGTTAAATGTGTGTTTAAGAATGCAGCAGTGTGAGACTCCGAACGGCCACATGAGAATATACCTTTTCCTTGAATAAAGCCAAAGGAGTTGTGAGAAGTGAAGAACCAtagctgtttgttttccaaCATGCCTTTCACTGTATTAGATGTTCTGAGTTTAGGCACATGCAAACATTAGAAGACATGACTAATATCCTCTCCTAATCTGTGTGGTGGTGGAAACCGGTGAAGGTGCAGTGAACAGCTGCAAAATTAACTCGGGAGAGGGAAAACAGTTTGGAAGGCCCATCTGGTTAGCTTGTCCGCATGATTACTGTTAGGGGAATACACAGTCGGGGCCATCATCTCTTCACCGGTGTAGAGTACTAGATAGTATGCAGTGCTTGCAAGGTAAATCACAAACGAAACCCAGTGGTTGGAcattaaagcagaaacatttcaaatgagAGTAACCACTGTTGTTTTAATAGGGAGAGTGATTAATTGCAGGAGAAACTAATCCATTAGTGGTGCTGAGTTCAGCAGTGCATGTCTTTAGATGAGGGCtaaatgcttttctgtgtttgactAAAAACTACTTCGCTTAATGCAGAGGTCATTAGAGGAAATGCTACTGTCTGTCTGAACACAAGTTTCAAGAAGGATTTTCCACAACAGTGgaatttcactcttttttttttaacattttcctgCTATCAATACAGGACGGTGGCACCACTAAAGGCTACTactgttattttcattattgcAGGCAGATTAAACATTACTGGGTATTTTTTCATGCTATAattgaaaatcagaaaatctTGTACTTACTGTCTTTGCAGTTCTCCCCAGAGTAGCCTATAGGACAACTAcatgagagaaaaggaaaaataaaaaaaaaaaaaaaaaaaaaggaaagaaagaaaagaaacataatgTCATGAagcagatgatctttaaggtcccttccaacccaaaccattctatgatgcTATGATTCAAAACAACAGTATATTTCCACCTTTTATCAGCAATTTCTTCACAGGGTGTGTTAGTTACAGGTTTCCTCTGTAATGCTATCTTAATATTGAATTCTTTAGTTTCATTAGTAGAGTAAAACAATCTGAGATTTTTCAGACTCATTGGTGAGCTGGGCACTCAGAGTTTCAGGTTCTTAgcctgaaaaatgttaaaagcacCTAATTTCTCCAAAGAACTAAGCCCTATACCGCTGAGCCACTTGGTACTGCTACCCACCATCTTTATCAAAAGTCTCAATGTAAGGACTGGCAGATCTTTATCTTCCTCTCATACTAGtttcttatatttaaaatatattgactTTATGGTAAGAAGTGTTGAGCATGTAGCAGCAATAATTACAAAAAGAGCTGAATTAATTGATATGGGGAGTAAGGTCCCTCTACTTATCCGTGGGAGCAAAGCAACACCAGCCAATTGCTCAACTTCACCAGGAAATAACACTGCTCTGTTATCCTGAACTGACAGAAATACCCACAGAGAAAACCAAGATGAAATAACATAGGTCTGAAAGTTATCTGGAAACAGAGTCTCCACTGATATCAGTGGAAACATCCCAGAGGTTTGAGGGAATACTTGCTGTAATGTGCATTGCTTACTAAACACTTCATCATACCAGTGCCTATGGCTCAATTACTCTGAAGAAATAGTTTACATTCATGTGGGGAACCCACAAAATAAGCATGAAGTAGTTTATCCTTTTCACATCTGTGAGCCACACAGATGACCTTGGATCTCCTTGACTTTCCTCTGAGATATTATGAGTGCACACCAACAGCTAATGCCAAGCAGTTAAAATGCCGTAACTGGCGACACCAGGGGAATTTGTCCACCTGCTAACCAGCTTAGGCACCTCTCTGGTTCACATTGCTGCAGCCTGTTTGTCTAGATTGAGGGTGACCTCGTGTTAGATGTTCTTCATCCCTATCTCTGCCTAGAACACAGGAACTCAAGAAAGAGCTGAGTACTCACGGTACACATTTTTGATCCTTCTTTTCAAAATCAGGCTTGCATTTGCATGTTGGAAcaccattttcttctcttacacAGTACTCgttttcttctgcagaacagTCTTTACTGcaatctgtattttcaaagggaaaaaaatacagagtgaATTGCAAATAGCCCCCAAATCTACATTGGAGAAAATcctccaccaccccacccccttccttttttgtttgttgcacTGTAAACACACACAAGTTTGTAGTGCTTCAAAGCACCAGAATGGCTTTTTTAGGGCTATACATATCTAGAACAGAAATTGAAATAGAAAAGGACACAGGTAATCCAATCCTAGAACCACCAACAAGGGACAGAGCTTTAACAGATCGTTGTAGTGCACCATGAGACTTCCAGTTCTGCCGGTGTCCCTGTAGCTGCCTCCAGGCAGCATGTAGAGTTTGCTCCCAAAATATGTCCTAATAGAGAAGGCTGCGAGTGTAGGATTCAATTCTTAGCAAGAATTTAACAATGCATTTAAAGAGTTGTCGACTCGCTGGTTTCAGTGGTAATTTTCTCAGGCTTTAGTAATTTATTCTACTGGAATAGAATAATGGATGTGTTTAAAGTTAAACATAAGAATGTGTTTCTATGGCTTCCTTAATAAGACACACATTCCCTGATTTTTAGAGTCAGTACATTTGCAGAACACCCTTTTCAAAAAGAGACTGAGACAGGGAATAGCCGGGTTAGCTTTTCAGGGATAAAGTGGCAAGGTTCTTACCTGAACAAGAACGCTCATCCCATTCTGTCTTTGAGAAACTACTTTTGCATGTGCATTTTGGAAACTGACCTTCTTCGCAGTCTGTGGTTTGATcatcacagagaaaaacagcacaatAGGTtgtagctttaaaaaagaaacagtcagGAAGCAAACTGAGTACTAATAATATTGTTTCATAGAAAGCAGTGCAATTGCTCAGTAAATCATAAACCAATTATTTAgcaatcctgaaaaaaacacttgtaAGTCCTTTTTGGGGGACATCAATACTGCAGGCATTTGACCagccctttcttttcccttgctcTTTATGAGTTAAGGTCTTGTTCCCATCACATCGTCTGACCTTCGGTTTCTCAGCCTCCTGCAActgcctccctcctgcttcccagtCCACAAAGAGGGAAATTCTACCCAAGAGTTCATATTCTGAACACTTACATTCTGACtctctttatatataaaaaaaaccccagcactaTTCCCTCAGTTTTTTCTACAGCTGAACTGTGAGGCCCAGATCCCACACAGTTCtatatagatataaatatttatggGTATGCAGCTCGTTTCATGAGCAATATTAGTATGCTGCTTGCCCAGCATGTTTAGATCTGTGTCCCAGTGGTGGGAATGGTTTGCACACCTCAGTGGGTGGCATGCAGTGAAGTGATGTGGTTGCACTGGTGCTTTGTGAGCTCTCAGGTTTTTCTTATTTCCCCTCACGTTTAGGACCAACACACAGGGAATGTCATAGTTGAGGTGGATACAGTCACCTTCAGGGACCAAACGTAGGCTATAAGCCATGAAATGGACTCCTTTAATTACTAGTTATACCTTTTGTAAAATCTGATTTCAAAATAGGAgcatattataaaaaaaaagggagggagaaaaaaatctgtattccATTTAGAAAATCATTTTCCAAGTATTACACTTTCAGTAACACAAGACCTTACTGGTTTAGACCAATGAATCACTTAGGTCAGTAGCTAATCAGTGGGCCCTCATTTCAATTGCCATGGTTAATTATGGAAGCTGAAGTCTAAAGAGAATTTCATCCTATTTTGCCAGTAAAATTCTGGCTTCCTCTCACAAGCACAATTTATGTCTCCATATATTTTGTCTGGATTTTTCCAGCCACTTAATACTCAGCAAGTTAAAATCAACATGCCATTGCTTACTTGGGAAtaagtattttccttctcttctttacACAGGAAGCAGAAAGCCTTAATAAGACAAAAAAGCCCAGCAGTGAATGGTTGTCTTCAAAATTACCTAAGATTGAACACTCAGCTCCTAAAAATCAACAAGTCTTATGCTCTGATGGGCTTTGCGGCACACAGAAATGTTCTAACCAGCTTTGAAGATAGGAACCTCTGCTTCTACAGTTTATTTACACCCACAGTAAGGAATTACATACCTGTGTAATGAGAGACATAGGTaaatttttctgttgcagtaTTTATTGCAGAAGTAACTGTGTCATTGTTTACAGTTGAGTTCTCCGTAAACAGGTTTATCACTGTTACACGTACTGAAACAGCAGCTCTCATTTCTTGTAGAGGTCTGAAACAGTACAGATAGCATCCTTTTAAAGTCTCATATAATCCATCTGGATAGCAAGCTAGGGGCAAAGACAAGAGAAGATTTCTGCCAgacctccctctctcccctaGCTTCTTTCATCTCATAATGTAGGTAGTTGCTAAGACACCTGAAAAGAAGTTCAAGTCTTGCTTAGGAATACATTAATGACCATCTTTCCAGTAGATCCTGTTGAGTTTAATGCTAACAACATCACTCCTTTGTGTGATGTTAGCTTGCAACTGGTATCTTTTTGTACTGGGCTAACCTCAAGCTGGCTGCAGCGTGGAAGGCATCATCTGTTAAACCCTAACTTTTACATGCTCTCATAAGCCTGTGGTGTCATCCAGTCATGACACGGAGAACCCATTCTGAAGTGTGGTGAGGCTAATTCAAGGTATGACTGCAATGAATTCAGAAGGGTCTGTTTGCAGTGTAGAGCTTTCTATGCTAACTGCATGCTAGCTGGGTTGGGATCAGCAGGACAGCAACATCCCTGGGGTGAGGTGGAGAACAGCACCGACTGCCCTGTTCTTCAGCTGAACTTCGTGCTGCTGGGATGCACACACAAATACCTGTAAGTGGTAGGTTGTTGTAATGCCTTAAGATGTTACTGTGCCCCCTGTATTTGTCACAACCACTCTGCTGGAAGTTACTGCCCTAACAACTCACAACAGTCTGCTTAACTGCTTAATCCATGGGGTTTGCTGAAAGGGTTTACACTGCTGTGTGCACTAGCGTTCCAGGTTTTGCTTGATGTGGGTTAGGGAGCGCTCATAGAGAAGCTAGCAGAGCTCTGGGGACAATAATCTGTAACAGATGGGAATGGAAAGAGAGGGACATCTTACAGTGTCTGCGTAGATCAGCAAAGGACCTATGCCCACAGCTAcagtcaccacagcccattcaaTAACATCTCTGCTCAGCCTGCCATCAGGAGAGAGCAGCAAATGCATAGCAAAATGCAGTAACCTTCTGTAACGAGGGTGTTTCTTCAATTGGACTGGGACTCCAAATTGGACCTGTTCATAGGAACCTCAGGTAACTGTTACAATTTCAGAGACAAGTCAGATATCACAGGGACTGCTAGTTATAGCACATATATAGTGCTATACCCTACAAGGTGCTAGAAGTGGgacatccactgtggagctgTCTCAGCCAGCCCACTTCACAGACATATTGGAAATCCATGGGGTAAAAATGGGGACAGCATCCcagaaacttcaaaaatatgaaaagaatgTCCTCCTTAAACAGAAGGAATATTGAACTCATCCCATATCCTTTCCTGAACGGAGTACTCCATGGGAAACAGATTAAAATAGGGTGTGTGGGAAGTATGTACTGTGCAAAAACCAAACTGGCAAACTTACTGAATTTCCACGATGACAGTCTGTACAAAGCCTGTTAAACCCTGGAAGGCATTCTGAAACtataaaagataaattaattgGAGTTAAAGGCAAGCAGAAACATAGACTAAAATCACGTGAACCACTAAGTCCTCAGCTAGAAAGTTTTAATTCAGAAATTGCTACTATAGGcacaaataaagcaagcagaTCTGTCACATCCATTGCGTAAGGCATTGCAGAAGAGGAGCAGTGGGGTGGTGCTGTAGAAAAAGGAGTATGAGAGGGCACTGGAGGAATGGAGAGACACGAGTTGCATGAGTGTCAGGCAGTTCATTAGGGTTGACTGGCTGGATAGCTACAGGTACTACCTTGCAGACTCATTGCTTAGAAAGGTGTCTCCACAGTACCAACCTACATCCAAGtagagagaagagggagaaatagGCATCCTTATAGATGGCATGTGTCTCTAAGGTACAGTGAAGTTGGATTGTCAGGGGTCGGTCTTGCAGGGAGAAGTACAGCACTGATGAAAGCACTGGGGGTTGGATGGGGTCACTGAAAAAGTCACTGTCACAAGGGAACAGCCAGTGGAGGCAGCCACCTCCAACTGCCACACAAGCAGGAGGCACCGTAAGAAAAGGATTAAGAAGTCTAAGGCAACTGAGATGAAAGATAAACTACTCTTCTttgtaatgaaatgaaaataattttctatgctattttcatttttgcgTACTATTACATATCTATTCTAGTGCTGCATATCATACATATTTGAAGCCATGTCATGAAAAAATGTTGAACAGAAGAattgaggaaaatatttttaaacattgtgGAGGGACAATTTTTGATTACTTTCTGATAAAACATTCATAGGAAgcaataaaataacataaaaaaattgaTAACCATTTTTGATGAATTCTGattaatatttgaatattttttatcaGCTGTCTGGTAGAGTTGCATACATCTTCTCCCTTACTTCCAGAAAGCAACATAAGCAAATCCACTTGTTTCAACATGGCAGTATAAATTAAACTGTTCATCTTATTTCTCCAGGAAATCCATTACCAGATTTTATCTACAATCATAGAATGCTCGAAATGTGTAATATCCATTTCACTAatagtatttaaatattaatactgGTGTGCTTATGGAAGAGACTTATTATTTAGGTATTTAGACACAGCTGGACAACCATTCTGAAAACTTTGTGCTGTGTGGAAATGctaactttctttaaaaaaaaatatgctcaTTTTTACTCAGTATTACTGAACCCTCAGCAAACAGCAGAGATCAGAAACTAAATGGGTTGGAAAACTTTGCTCAACCCTATGGCTTCTGGAGACAGCATGGTGCTTCCCAGAACAGAAGTGGCACAAAAAATGCGGATGTTACATACTTCAGGTACATCGCTTCACTTCAGTAAGAGCCATGCATGTATCATCTGAGGTAAAAATTTAAGTCTTCTATGAATAGGTCTAAACTAGTGTGAAGCATTCTTTGAAAGAAGTAAATTTCTCAAGCGAAATTATTCTAGGCTCCACATTAAAGGCAGCGTCTATGCCCACTGTCTGCATGACATTCAGGATAGCATTAAACatacaggggggaaaaatacCATCATCACTCACCAATACTGTTATATTTTCGTACACCTCCTCATACTGCGCGGAATTTACAATTTGAAGACTACTACTGTAAAGTCTTTTCAGTGTAATGACTCCTGGGAATATTTTCCCTGGAATGATGAAATTCAAATTATTTGATTAATAAAGAATATTAATTAATTAGAAACCATTCAAGTAAGTTGTGTTTCACATTACAGTTCTTCAGACTTCAGAGATGGGGAAATACAATGCAGAAATcaatctgctttttattttttttttccccatatacTGGACAAATCAGTATGGGACAAATGTTTACTCAATCAATTCAGCTACAATGAGGGACGTACTCTGGCTAcctgaaaagcaagcagaatcCTGGGCTCAACCAAACTGGCCAGACTATGAAACTGTATAGTGTGAAACTGTAAGCATGGAGCATGGTCTGAAGCTAACAAAAGACTCCAACTGAGCTGTTACAGCATTTAGTGAGAAAATACATAAAGGACTGCAACTTTGCAGCCACTAAGCAGCTAATGTGGTTCACCATATCTGAGAAAGCAATTCAGTGTCTACCTGCTTCTTCAGGGTCACAAGTAAATTTGAGAATCCTGCTTGCTGGCACTTTGAGATGCCCTGTTTGCTCACATGCTTGGCCTCCAGCAGCATctcagaaatgcatttcaaCAGGACTGTGGAGTGTTTAGCCACAGAGAACATCAAAACAGGTGTTCAGAGGTCTTCACAGGTTTGGGTCTCTTTTAAATCCTGACCATTAATATTGATTCAGGTTTATACTtgcatttttctcctgcttttcacTCATTTTAATCCCCAGCAGCCCTGACAGAGAACTCCACCTTCTTTTCCTAGCACATTAACTTCTTTGGCTGTTACTGTTTTGTGAGATAACAATCTAGGTCATTGTAGCAGTGGCTGTCTCCAAAGCaaagcactgttcagcagtCACTTTCCCAGACTGATTATGTTTTCAGTTATAACATGAGAACAAGGGAtatgggaaaataaatttaccTAGGCAGCTATCTTTGAAGTAACTAAAAATATAGACTGTCCTTCTGCGACTCACCTCTGTGACAATCCTTGTTGCTGTAGTAGAATCCATATTGGCACTGGCAGATAAAACTGCTATTTAAAGCAATACATTTAGCTAATGCTTTTCCACAAGGGTCTCCGCTGCAGAAGTCCTCTGatacaaagatgaaaaatattgaCATCAGGATTTCTATGAAATTGCAATAGCCAGTTCATATATAAAGTAGTTGATATGTTAAATAGTTTATATATACACTTTTGCTAAGGAAAACTAACAGGTATGTTTGATAGAGTATAGATGCAATTAAAGAACACATGGCTATGTCTTGCTTGCTTAGTGTCTATGTAATAGCTCTTCTCTCTACACAATCCAGCAGGATATCATGGTGAGGACATAGAGTAAGGGTAAAATTCATTGTCTGTCATACTGAGCATCCACAATTTAACTCTTCTTAATacaactaaaaccaaaacaaacacaagaagtATATCAAGGGTTGCCAAATTCAGTGATGAAGTTAGAAAAAGGCAGACTACCACAGCCTGTGTGTCTTCAATACTGTGCTGGTATGTACTTGCCTTATTGTAATACAGTGTCATAGTAGGGTCCTTTACTGCAGATCCATTAATAAAATGAAGGCTCCCAAGTTAATCATCGTAGTATACATACCTCAATAGATATTAGAATATGCTGCTAAGGAATTTGTTGCAGGGCTTGCAGCTGTCACCATAAGATGGCTAATGATATTAACTGACCACTATACCATAACTCTACAGCAGTAAAACTTCACAGGTTTGTGCTGACTGCTGCCTTCTACTTACCTTCTGGAGCTGTTGTTGAAGATGATGCTGTGTCCActgctggaaaagggaaaataactTGTCAGCCATGTTAGTGCCTTGGTTACACTAAGGCCGTTGAAGGCAGCATGATATGATGCCTCAAAACTTTTCCCAAATCTGCTTCTGCCTTGCCCTGTACTTTAGCCAGTGCCTTGCCCTTATTTCCTGCAACCTGTTGCTCAGTGTGATTTACCCTGCTTACCTGCCTGTAATATCTCTTCTCTGGCAACCTGTCTTTCCACTTGATTTGCCTTCTCTGTAAATTTTCTCTGTCTGAAAGCTCTGCAGGCTCCGCAcatctctccctctcccctaATGGCAAGTTAGTCATTGCTACCCCAAAACCAGGGCAAGGTTCTTGTTTCCACCCCCGCATCATCCTCAGTGTATCCAGAGAATCCTGTGGCTTATGCCTCTGTACTGAGCCAGCCCAGGACCTTTTGCAACTCCAATGTGTTTTAACACTGGGAAGAGTAGTAGCACTACAAGAAAACTTCCAGCTAATCCTTCCTTGAAAATCATCCTGTAAGAAGCTAACCTAGACTTATctacagcaaaaagaaagagaaatttttttttcaaagatgtgaaagcaaataaaccagaagaaagaaatatagAGAGCACTAGCACATTAGAATAATctctaatgtattttaaatgcaattttttataGGGTATGCTATTTGCCTAAAATGGTCACAGtcatattttctttaagtaaTTATATATTCTGTAAGGATTTTAGAgtatatatttcatatttatacaTAATGTATCAGTTTATAAGTAATTAACGGTTATATTtcaatatatattataaatcaGGTGGTAATTACAGTTCTCTTACAGGTCACCAAACACTTCTTTTCACCCTGCAAGCTTTCTTTCACTTAAATCTATATGTGTGTTCGCATAGATGAGGCAGAGATTTTCTgtgcaaaagggaaaaatacagcaactgTCATCATACCCCCAGAagtgagaaggaaaatacaccAGGAAGTTCCATTGTCTAGGAGACTCATCTCTAGACACTGTGCTTCCCTGTGTTTCCAGAGTTCCTACTGAACACAAATTCTTTTACGCAGGAAAAGACCCCCAACAAGATAGCAACAAAGCTTGTGAAATCAAGCCCAACAATCTCcccttgcagcaaaggccaGCAGGAAAAAGTGGAGAGCAGGCATGGGCACAGACCAGGGGCTTTTTATGTCCCCTGGAACTtccagctgggatggggctTATATGAGCAGGGACGATTCCTGGGATACACCGCTCCCTGGGACCCAgccactgccctgggcactCAGCCTCATGCCATTATGTGATGCATCTTTCTCCCTGAGACTGAGTTactccagcctgtccccagaAAGGGATGACCTGTGGCTTTTTGCTCCTTACCTGTAGCTGCTGGGGTTGTTCCAGGCAGGGTAGAATTTGCTTCGGTGCTGTTTCCTGGGGAACGGAAAAGAGGAGAGATGGTAACGCTGCTTAGCCATGTGTGGAGGAAAAGTCTCGTGGCACTCTGTGTGTGCAGGACAACCCCTGAGCAGGTAAGTGGGGGacctgtgtggggctgagcagcccaAGCCCTGGGCAGCCTTGCCCTGCCCCTGGGCTGTCCCTGGCCGTGACACCTGTGCAGTCTGATGTGTCCACggcccctgctccccacatcCCAGGGCTTGAGGACACGCCACACACAGGCAGTGTATTGGCCCCAGCTGACCACGGCCAACTCAGCCCCCAGCACACGCCTGTGTCCTTGCAGGAGAGCTCCCTCAGCCCGCCCAAGGCAGTGCCACATGGCTGGGACCAGCTACCAGCACAGGTCAAGGGATGCCAGCAGACTGCGTACAGCCAGCGTGATAGGAAAGCGGGGTGCTGGCAAGAAGGATGCGCCTGCCCAAGGCCACCATGGAGGAGGACTGAGCAGGTGAGCAGGCTTCCCCTCCTCAGGTGACCCCAGCAGGAGCTTTGATCCACCTGGATGACGCTACCCAGCACCACGCTGGGACAGGCAACTTGGCCAGATATGGAGGACTCCCAGCAGGGATTCTCTGGGCTCCACGGCCATGGGCACTGACTACTGCCCCATGCCGCTATGTGAAGCATCTCCCTCTCTTCTCTGCCTGTGCTCCATCAAGCCACAGGAACAACTGCCAGCAGGGTGCCATCCCTGACTTGCCCTGGGCACCCGCTCTGCAGGGATCCTCTTGCACCTGGCACTGgtgcagaagcaaaggcagcaagcaGGAACAGAGCAACCTCTTCAAATCTTCCCCAACACTTttcccttgcagcaaaggccagcagggaaagagggaagagtGAAGAGGATTCACAGCCTGCATGTGGGCACCTTTGCCTCCCCTGGGAGAGGAACCCGGGGAAACCCTCGCAGGGAATCACATCTctgcctgggggggctgcagagctccctgAGACTGAGTTactccagcctgtccccagaAGGGGATGGCCTGCGGCTTTTTGCTCCTTACCTGTAGTTCCTGGGGTTGTTCCAGGCAGGGTAGAATTTGCTTCGGTGCTGTTTCCTGGGGAACGGAAAAGAGGAGAGATGGTAACGCTGCTTAGCCATGTGTGGAG from Falco biarmicus isolate bFalBia1 chromosome 8, bFalBia1.pri, whole genome shotgun sequence includes:
- the MUC13 gene encoding mucin-13, with product MRRCVFLAVLLSLVLSLLKGNSTEASSTLPGTTPGTTGNSTEASSTLPGTTPATTGNSTEANSTLPGTTPATTAVDTASSSTTAPEEDFCSGDPCGKALAKCIALNSSFICQCQYGFYYSNKDCHRGKIFPGVITLKRLYSSSLQIVNSAQYEEVYENITVLFQNAFQGLTGFVQTVIVEIQPLQEMRAAVSVRVTVINLFTENSTVNNDTVTSAINTATEKFTYVSHYTATTYCAVFLCDDQTTDCEEGQFPKCTCKSSFSKTEWDERSCSDCSKDCSAEENEYCVREENGVPTCKCKPDFEKKDQKCVPCPIGYSGENCKDNSELILIIVGTVFGAVILCLVIAISVVSVRARHKKDPEKKSLIKSGYSKKNTFDADDRQTTMFPRVQTTSGHANPGYQPNNPYEMRSANRRRFPERDCDDLYEVSREPEGFRMQSRY